In bacterium, the sequence AACTGTAAGCTTACGGACGTAGCCCGGCTGCCCTGCGATAACTGCGTAAGCCTCAAGTGCAAGGAATGCCAGTTTACCTTTGCCGACACGGTTGATATGTTTCCCTTTTGCAGCTTGTGCGAGGATGGATTATGTAACCAATGCGACAGGCTCGCCAAGTATTTGGAGAACTATCCGGATGACAAAAAATGCTTTGAGCATCTTCTTGTTGGCAAAACCTAATAATGAAAAAGGAGGCTATAACCATGTGGAATAAGCCAGGCCCTGAAGAGCTTGCAAAAATTCCGGTCATGTACTCAACCGAAAGCGTGTCCTTAAAGGAAAAGATGATTCACATGCACTTCTTTTTGGGAGGATGCGACTGGTATGCGGCTGAGTACGATTCTGAAAGCCGGATATTTTTTGGCTTTGCCATACTCAACGACGATCTGGAGATGGCGGAATGGGGATACTTTTCTTTGCA encodes:
- a CDS encoding DUF2958 domain-containing protein, which gives rise to MWNKPGPEELAKIPVMYSTESVSLKEKMIHMHFFLGGCDWYAAEYDSESRIFFGFAILNDDLEMAEWGYFSLQELCDLKVGFLEVDRDLHFEPRKAMEIERIRQAERR